The following are from one region of the Hyla sarda isolate aHylSar1 chromosome 6, aHylSar1.hap1, whole genome shotgun sequence genome:
- the LOC130277571 gene encoding uncharacterized protein LOC130277571 — MRSGKEEVMGVVSDFYSNLYAPKSSDPEAAERFLSELFTETIRQNGEIRGITAPGPDRHEVKCSLYMDNMTVFCADQRSVTALVQTCEDFGRASVAKVNCGKSEAMLFGEWHLASSAPFPFTVKPDFIQILGVWFGKEGAALKSWQDRLGRINSKIGLWSSRKLTMEGKALVLWSEVLPVLQYTAQAWPPHTTVCKAITRTVFGFVWGKMDRVKRTVMYKEPCKGGKGIPDIPALLRASFACVTVQRTLVVKTGSAGRSHVSLASHAPLETAGLGQVGQLHPLQLEHSLVLWGCCPVCEGAPAGRTETRPMEAEDNPQAHPS; from the exons atgaggagtggcaaggaggaagtgatgggggtcgtctccgacttctacagcaacctctacgcccccaagtcatccgaccctgaagccgccgagaggttcctgtcag agctcttcactgagactatccggcagaatggagagatcagagggatcaccgcaccaggaccagatcgccacgaggtcaagtgctcgctctacatggacaacatgaccgtcttctgcgctgaccagcgttcggtgactgcactcgtccagacctgcgaggacttcggcagagcttcggtggcaaaagtcaactgcgggaagtcggaggccatgctcttcggggaatggcacctggcttcttccgcccccttcccctttactgttaagccggacttcattcaaattcttggagtctggttcgggaaggaaggagcggcccttaagtcttggcaagaccgactaggaaggataaactcgaagatcggactgtggagctccagaaagctcacgatggaaggcaaggcacttgtcctatggagtgaagttttgcctgtgctccaatataccgcacaggcctggcctccccataccaccgtttgcaaggccatcacccggacagtgtttggcttcgtctggggcaaaatggacagagtcaagaggaccgtgatgtacaaggagccctgcaaaggtgggaagggaatacccgacatccccgctctgctgagggcctcctttgcatgtgtcacggtgcagcggactcttgttgtaaagactggctcagcgggcaggtcccaTGTCTcacttgcttctcatgcccctctggagacagctgggctgggacaagtgggacagctccatcccttacaactggagcactccctggttctatggggatgttgtccggtttgtgagggagcaccagctggaaggactgaaacccgacctatggaagccgaagacaatccacaagctcatccgagctaa